One region of Daphnia pulicaria isolate SC F1-1A chromosome 7, SC_F0-13Bv2, whole genome shotgun sequence genomic DNA includes:
- the LOC124348909 gene encoding chorion peroxidase-like, translated as MAFYVLVVLALAAGTLSADDASNRQSALPSLLPCDPNYPYRTFDGSCNNLNNPRYGQANTIYQRLIAPANYADGVSAIRLAQSGAALPSTRLVSTTVTSNNSVPENDATFITMQWGQFMDHDLTQTRQFTVAGGCCIPAGARFGNASTNPNAECLHIPIPSNDPVYSNVNCMNMIRSTFGLNLDGTTPPAREQINSLTHWIDGSMIYGNNDATAQSLRDPSSGKGLLAVSIQNGKVLLPTNPALCTDAASCFIAGDSRVREQPLLTIMHTIWLREHNRVANALYALFGATKTDEFYYQEARRIVIAEFQHITYNEYLSVILGPKGKLQKNNGPSNPAIFNEFAAAAYRMGHSQLKSFIQLIEADGSASPQSYFLGNSFNTGTFRLLNPTFIDNALRGLLQTPPQSVDDCFADDITSQLFRGTNALGGDLISINMQRGRDHGLPPYIVARQTAMGNDRSNSKLPKSFKDLKSTHSDEVIGYLQTVYQSVADIDLYIGGVTEKQMPGAVVGPTFGYIIANQFQNLMVSDRFFYSDLSQPISFTAKQLKEIKKVSLARIICDNSDGTITQVQPKAFRNPAGNNKPVSCAKIKAIDFNKFYGTESPSSEEDNSD; from the exons ATGGCATTTTATGTATTAGTCGTACTTGCATTAGCGGCCGGCACCTTATCG GCTGACGATGCGTCCAACAGGCAGAGCGCATTACCATCCCTGCTACCCTGTGATCCCAATTATCCGTACAGAACCTTCGACGGATCGTGCAACAATTTGAACAACCCGCGGTATGGACAAGCCAACACCATCTACCAACGTTTGATTGCCCCAGCAAACTATGCCGATG GTGTCTCGGCTATCCGTTTAGCTCAATCGGGTGCCGCTTTGCCAAGTACCCGATTGGTTTCAACTACAgtcaccagcaacaacagcgtGCCTGAAAACGATGCCACTTTCATCACGATGCAGTGGGGTCAATTTATGGACCACGACTTGACCCAAACCAGACAATTCACAGTCG CTGGGGGATGCTGCATTCCGGCTGGAGCTCGATTCGGTAACGCCTCAACCAATCCCAATGCAGAGTGTTTGCACATCCCAATCCCAAGCAACGATCCCGTTTACAGCAACGTCAATTGCATGAATATGATTCGTTCAACCTTCGGATTGAATCTCGATGGAACTACACCACCTGCCAGAGAACAG atcAACTCTCTCACTCACTGGATCGATGGTTCTATGATTTACGGAAACAACGACGCCACTGCTCAATCCTTGCGCGATCCCAGCTCGGGAAAAGGCCTCTTGGCTGTTTCGATTCAGAATGGCAAAGTTCTTTTGCCGACGAACCCAGCTCTGTGCACCGATGCAGCATCATGCTTTATCGCAG GTGATAGTAGAGTTCGGGAGCAGCCGTTGCTAACAATCATGCACACTATTTGGTTGCGCGAACATAACCGAGTGGCTAATGCTCTGTACGCTTTATTCGGAGCAACCAAAACCGACGAGTTCTATTACCAAGAAGCCCGCCGCATCGTCATTGCCGAGTTCCAGCACATCACTTACAACGAGTACCTCTCCGTCATTCTCG GCCCCAAAGGGAAGTTACAGAAAAATAATGGCCCATCTAACCCGGCTATTTTCAACGaattcgctgctgctgcctatcGCATGGGTCACTCTCAGTTAAAAAGTTTCATCCA ACTGATTGAAGCTGATGGCAGTGCAAGTCCCCAGAGTTACTTCCTCGGCAACTCGTTCAACACTGGAACTTTCCGTCTTCTTAATCCAACTTTCATCGACAACGCTTTGCGTGGGCTTTTGCAAACCCCTCCCCAGTCAGTGGACGATTGCTTTGCCGACGACATTACTAGCCAACTTTTCCG CGGTACAAATGCGCTCGGGGGTGACTTAATTTCAATCAACATGCAACGTGGGCGTGATCACG GCCTCCCACCTTACATTGTAGCCCGCCAAACTGCGATGGGAAATGACCGCAGCAATTCAAAACTTCCCAAATCCTTCAAGGATCTAAAGTCGACACATTCTGATGAA gTTATTGGCTATCTTCAGACTGTGTACCAATCAGTGGCCGACATTGACTTGTACATTGGGGGAGTGACAGAAAAGCAAATGCCCGGTGCCGTTGTTGGACCCACATTCGGTTACATCATTGCTAATCAGTTTCAGAATCTAATGGTTTCGGATCGTTTCTTCTATAGCGACCTTTCACAACCAATCTCTTTCACTGCAA AACAATTGAAGGAAATCAAGAAGGTTAGTCTGGCTCGCATTATCTGCGACAACAGCGATGGGACCATCACGCAAGTTCAGCCCAAAGCTTTCCGTAACCCAGCAGG AAATAATAAGCCAGTCTCATGCGCGAAAATCAAGGCAATTGATTTCAACAAGTTTTACGGTACTGAATCACCTTCTTCCGAAGAAGATAATTCAGATTAG
- the LOC124348929 gene encoding peroxidasin-like isoform X1 encodes MAFFVPLLVVWLGLVSGSLSQDDANASNRQANSLPAAPTCDPLYKYRSFDGTCNNLNNPRFGQAGTNFQRLMGPANYADGVSAIRLSRSGAALPSTRLVSTTVTLNNSIPSYDASLIAMQWGQFIDHDLTQTPQFRISGGCCGGSQFGNTSTNLNTECLQIPIPSDDPVYSNVNCMNMVRSNYGLNLDGTTPTARQQVNALTHWIDGSMIYGNSYATAQSLRDTSSGKGLLAFSTQNGRVLLPTSPSTCADCFVAGDNRAREQPLLTIMQTLWLREHNRVANKLYDKFGATKTDEFYYQEARRIVIAEFQHITYTEYLPAILGPEIKVPPFDTKSNPAIFNEFAAAAFRMGHSQLSSFIKLLEADGSESSQSFFLGNSFITGAFRLLNANFIDNALRGQLFTPAQAVDQCFADDVTSQLFRTTSALGADLVATNMQRGRDHGLPPYVRARQIALEAYASIFPTPPPPPPVTFDDLSFTHSPEVIDSFKRVYASVGDIDLYIGGVTERPLPGAAVGPTFHYIIGQQFDNLRRTDRFFYNDLSKSVSFNSRQLGEIKKVSLARLICDNSDGTITQIQPRAFRLPSNNNMPVPCAKISKIDFNNC; translated from the exons ATGGCATTTTTCGTACCTCTACTAGTCGTATGGCTCGGATTAGTATCCGGCAGCTTGtcg CAGGACGATGCAAATGCATCCAACAGACAGGCGAATTCATTGCCAGCCGCTCCAACCTGTGATCCACTTTACAAATACCGCAGCTTCGACGGAACGTGCAACAATCTAAACAACCCGCGTTTCGGACAAGCTGGCACCAATTTCCAGCGTTTGATGGGCCCCGCAAATTACGCCGACG GTGTTTCGGCGATTCGTTTGTCTCGATCGGGCGCCGCTTTGCCAAGTACTCGCTTGGTTTCGACCACCGTCACTCTGAACAACAGTATTCCCAGTTACGATGCTTCTTTAATTGCAATGCAGTGGGGCCAGTTCATTGATCACGATTTGACGCAGACACCCCAATTCCGGATCA GTGGAGGATGCTGTGGTGGAAGCCAATTTGGTAATACCTCAACCAATCTAAACACTGAGTGTTTGCAGATCCCAATCCCAAGCGACGATCCCGTTTACAGTAACGTCAATTGCATGAATATGGTTCGTTCAAACTACGGACTGAATCTCGATGGCACTACACCTACTGCCAGACAAcag GTCAACGCTTTGACTCACTGGATCGACGGGTCTATGATTTACGGGAATAGCTACGCCACTGCTCAATCGTTGCGCGATACAAGCTCGGGAAAAGGTCTCTTGGCATTTTCCACCCAGAATGGCCGAGTTCTATTGCCGACGTCACCAAGCACATGCGCCGATTGCTTTGTAGCAG GTGACAACAGAGCTCGTGAACAGCCATTGCTTACAATTATGCAGACCTTGTGGCTTCGCGAACATAATCGAGTCGCTAATAAACTTTACGACAAATTTGGAGCAACCAAAACGGACGAGTTCTATTACCAAGAAGCCCGTCGCATCGTCATTGCCGAGTTCCAGCACATCACTTACACCGAGTACCTCCCAGCTATTCTAG GCCCCGAAATTAAGGTGCCACCTTTCGATACTAAATCCAATCCGGCGATTTTCAACGAATTTGCCGCTGCTGCCTTTCGCATGGGTCACTCTCAATTGAGTAGTTTTATCAA ACTTTTGGAAGCCGATGGTAGTGAAAGCAGTCAGAGTTTCTTTCTTGGAAATTCATTCATTACCGGTGCTTTCCGCCTCCTCAATGCCAACTTTATTGACAACGCTCTACGGGGCCAATTGTTCACTCCGGCCCAAGCGGTGGATCAGTGTTTTGCTGACGACGTAACTAGTCAACTTTTCAG GACAACATCTGCTCTCGGCGCTGATTTAGTGGCAACCAACATGCAACGTGGGCGAGATCACG GACTTCCACCTTATGTTAGAGCGCGACAGATTGCCTTGGAAGCTTACGCTTCCATCTTTCCAACACCTCCACCCCCTCCGCCCGTTACCTTTGATGATTTGAGTTTCACTCATTCACCAGAA GTTATAGACAGTTTCAAACGAGTGTACGCATCAGTGGGGGATATTGATTTGTACATCGGGGGAGTAACAGAGAGGCCTTTGCCCGGCGCCGCTGTCGGACCCACCTTCCATTACATCATCGGTCAGCAGTTTGACAATCTGAGACGAACGGATCGCTTCTTCTACAATGATCTTTCAAAATCGGTGTCCTTCAACTCGC GTCAATTGGGAGAAATCAAGAAAGTGAGTTTAGCTCGCCTCATCTGCGACAACAGCGATGGAACTATTACGCAAATTCAACCGCGAGCTTTCCGATTGCCATCAAA CAATAACATGCCCGTCCCGTGTGCCAAGATATCGAAAATCGATTTCAACAATTGCTAG
- the LOC124348929 gene encoding peroxidasin-like isoform X2: MAFFVPLLVVWLGLVSGSLSDDANASNRQANSLPAAPTCDPLYKYRSFDGTCNNLNNPRFGQAGTNFQRLMGPANYADGVSAIRLSRSGAALPSTRLVSTTVTLNNSIPSYDASLIAMQWGQFIDHDLTQTPQFRISGGCCGGSQFGNTSTNLNTECLQIPIPSDDPVYSNVNCMNMVRSNYGLNLDGTTPTARQQVNALTHWIDGSMIYGNSYATAQSLRDTSSGKGLLAFSTQNGRVLLPTSPSTCADCFVAGDNRAREQPLLTIMQTLWLREHNRVANKLYDKFGATKTDEFYYQEARRIVIAEFQHITYTEYLPAILGPEIKVPPFDTKSNPAIFNEFAAAAFRMGHSQLSSFIKLLEADGSESSQSFFLGNSFITGAFRLLNANFIDNALRGQLFTPAQAVDQCFADDVTSQLFRTTSALGADLVATNMQRGRDHGLPPYVRARQIALEAYASIFPTPPPPPPVTFDDLSFTHSPEVIDSFKRVYASVGDIDLYIGGVTERPLPGAAVGPTFHYIIGQQFDNLRRTDRFFYNDLSKSVSFNSRQLGEIKKVSLARLICDNSDGTITQIQPRAFRLPSNNNMPVPCAKISKIDFNNC; this comes from the exons ATGGCATTTTTCGTACCTCTACTAGTCGTATGGCTCGGATTAGTATCCGGCAGCTTGtcg GACGATGCAAATGCATCCAACAGACAGGCGAATTCATTGCCAGCCGCTCCAACCTGTGATCCACTTTACAAATACCGCAGCTTCGACGGAACGTGCAACAATCTAAACAACCCGCGTTTCGGACAAGCTGGCACCAATTTCCAGCGTTTGATGGGCCCCGCAAATTACGCCGACG GTGTTTCGGCGATTCGTTTGTCTCGATCGGGCGCCGCTTTGCCAAGTACTCGCTTGGTTTCGACCACCGTCACTCTGAACAACAGTATTCCCAGTTACGATGCTTCTTTAATTGCAATGCAGTGGGGCCAGTTCATTGATCACGATTTGACGCAGACACCCCAATTCCGGATCA GTGGAGGATGCTGTGGTGGAAGCCAATTTGGTAATACCTCAACCAATCTAAACACTGAGTGTTTGCAGATCCCAATCCCAAGCGACGATCCCGTTTACAGTAACGTCAATTGCATGAATATGGTTCGTTCAAACTACGGACTGAATCTCGATGGCACTACACCTACTGCCAGACAAcag GTCAACGCTTTGACTCACTGGATCGACGGGTCTATGATTTACGGGAATAGCTACGCCACTGCTCAATCGTTGCGCGATACAAGCTCGGGAAAAGGTCTCTTGGCATTTTCCACCCAGAATGGCCGAGTTCTATTGCCGACGTCACCAAGCACATGCGCCGATTGCTTTGTAGCAG GTGACAACAGAGCTCGTGAACAGCCATTGCTTACAATTATGCAGACCTTGTGGCTTCGCGAACATAATCGAGTCGCTAATAAACTTTACGACAAATTTGGAGCAACCAAAACGGACGAGTTCTATTACCAAGAAGCCCGTCGCATCGTCATTGCCGAGTTCCAGCACATCACTTACACCGAGTACCTCCCAGCTATTCTAG GCCCCGAAATTAAGGTGCCACCTTTCGATACTAAATCCAATCCGGCGATTTTCAACGAATTTGCCGCTGCTGCCTTTCGCATGGGTCACTCTCAATTGAGTAGTTTTATCAA ACTTTTGGAAGCCGATGGTAGTGAAAGCAGTCAGAGTTTCTTTCTTGGAAATTCATTCATTACCGGTGCTTTCCGCCTCCTCAATGCCAACTTTATTGACAACGCTCTACGGGGCCAATTGTTCACTCCGGCCCAAGCGGTGGATCAGTGTTTTGCTGACGACGTAACTAGTCAACTTTTCAG GACAACATCTGCTCTCGGCGCTGATTTAGTGGCAACCAACATGCAACGTGGGCGAGATCACG GACTTCCACCTTATGTTAGAGCGCGACAGATTGCCTTGGAAGCTTACGCTTCCATCTTTCCAACACCTCCACCCCCTCCGCCCGTTACCTTTGATGATTTGAGTTTCACTCATTCACCAGAA GTTATAGACAGTTTCAAACGAGTGTACGCATCAGTGGGGGATATTGATTTGTACATCGGGGGAGTAACAGAGAGGCCTTTGCCCGGCGCCGCTGTCGGACCCACCTTCCATTACATCATCGGTCAGCAGTTTGACAATCTGAGACGAACGGATCGCTTCTTCTACAATGATCTTTCAAAATCGGTGTCCTTCAACTCGC GTCAATTGGGAGAAATCAAGAAAGTGAGTTTAGCTCGCCTCATCTGCGACAACAGCGATGGAACTATTACGCAAATTCAACCGCGAGCTTTCCGATTGCCATCAAA CAATAACATGCCCGTCCCGTGTGCCAAGATATCGAAAATCGATTTCAACAATTGCTAG
- the LOC124348926 gene encoding peroxidasin-like — MTSIMVAILTLSASTLLLADENGSNRQISPLPTNITCDPKYKYRSYDGSCNNLLNPRFGQAGTIFQRLMGPANYADGISKIRLSQSGAPLPSARLITTTVTVNESVSNPDVSFMTMQWGQFLDHDLTKITQFTIAGGCCDGGRFGNVTANPNPECLYILVPNNDPTYTNANCINMIRSNFGLYLNGSTPTAREQVNSLTHWIDGSQIYGSSNATAQSLRNTTSKRGLMNVSLQNGKVLLPLTNTCCSDNTTTCAEAASCFVAGDSRVKQHTLITIMHTLWLREHNRVANVLYAKYGASKTDEFYYQEARRIVIAELQHITYNEFLPVIIGPSAQFKGPYNNKNNSALFNEFTTAAYRMGHSLIRSFIRVYEADGTRSNQSYLLGTSFGTATRLRNPNFIDNAIRGLLKTPAQTVDECFADDITSQLSKTPAALLGGDLISINMQRGRDHGLPNYIQARQIALNLKTPLPTTFDALSPTTSPEIITYFKKIYGSVNDIDLYIGGVTETKAPGSLVGPTFTYIIAKQFENLRQSDRFFYTDVTQSVSFTAKQLVEIKKVSLARIICDNSDGTVTQVQPQAFRTPTGTNMPIPCGSIPQMDFEKYAK, encoded by the exons ATGACAAGCATAATGGTAGCGATTCTAACTTTGTCGGCCAGCACTTTACTATtg GCCGATGAGAATGGTTCCAATAGGCAGATATCACCACTACCAACCAACATAACGTGCGATCCAAAATACAAGTACCGCAGTTACGACGGATCGTGCAACAATTTACTCAACCCACGTTTCGGACAAGCGGGCACCATTTTTCAACGTTTGATGGGCCCCGCAAATTACGCCGACG GTATCTCCAAGATCCGTTTGTCTCAATCGGGTGCACCTCTACCGAGCGCTCGCCTCATCACCACCACCGTTACAGTCAACGAAAGTGTATCAAATCCTGACGTCTCTTTCATGACGATGCAGTGGGGGCAGTTCCTGGACCACGACTTAACTAAGATAACACAATTTACAATCG CTGGAGGTTGTTGTGATGGAGGAAGATTCGGTAACGTCACAGCCAATCCCAATCCTGAATGTTTGTACATTCTCGTCCCAAATAACGACCCTACCTACACCAACGCTAATTGCATCAACATGATTCGCTCAAACTTCGGCCTGTACCTGAATGGTAGCACACCGACTGCCAGAGAACAG GTGAATTCTTTGACCCACTGGATTGATGGATCACAAATATACGGAAGCAGTAACGCCACCGCTCAATCCCTCCGCAACACAACTTCCAAAAGAGGTTTAATGAATGTGTCTCTCCAAAACGGCAAAGTTCTACTGCCTCTGACCAATACCTGTTGCTCCGACAACACGACTACATGCGCTGAGGCCGCATCATGCTTTGTTGCAG GTGATAGCAGAGTGAAACAACATACGTTGATAACTATCATGCATACATTGTGGCTCCGTGAACATAATCGGGTGGCTAATGTTCTGTACGCCAAATACGGAGCAAGCAAAACCGACGAATTTTATTACCAAGAAGCTCGTCGCATCGTCATTGCCGAATTGCAGCACATCACATACAACGAGTTCCTTCCCGTCATAATTG GTCCTTCGGCACAATTCAAGGGTccatacaacaacaaaaacaattctgCTCTTTTCAACGAATTTACCACGGCTGCCTATCGAATGGGTCATTCATTGATTCGTAGTTTCATcag GGTGTATGAAGCTGATGGAACTAGAAGCAATCAAAGTTATTTGCTCGGCACCTCATTTGGTACTGCTACTCGCCTTCGCAATCCAAACTTTATTGACAATGCGATACGCGGTCTTCTCAAAACACCTGCGCAGACGGTGGACGAATGCTTTGCTGATGACATCACTAGTCAACTTTCGAA aaCACCTGCAGCCCTACTCGGTGGTGATTTGATATCAATAAATATGCAACGCGGACGAGATCACG GTCTGCCGAATTACATTCAAGCCCGACAAATTgccttgaatttgaaaacacCACTTCCAACGACATTTGATGCTCTAAGTCCAACCACTTCGCCAGAA ATTATAACatatttcaagaaaatttACGGCTCGGTGAACGACATTGATTTATACATCGGTGGAGTAACAGAGACAAAAGCACCAGGATCTCTGGTTGGACCAACATTTACTTATATTATAGCTAAGCAATTTGAGAACCTGAGGCAATCTGATCGTTTCTTCTATACCGATGTAACGCAATCGGTTTCTTTCACTGCAA AACAACTGGTCGAAATCAAGAAAGTGAGTCTTGCCCGCATCATCTGTGACAACAGTGATGGAACTGTTACGCAAGTTCAACCGCAGGCCTTCCGTACACCAACTgg CACAAATATGCCAATTCCATGCGGTAGCATTCCACAAATGGACTTCGAGAAATATGCCAAATAA
- the LOC124348871 gene encoding vacuolar protein sorting-associated protein 41 homolog has translation MEETVSKLEQHDFVEQAAEMSHSFVADDDDEEEEVEPKLKYERLSNDITVILKKDAASCIAVHPKFMCLGTNWGALHLLDHLGHSSQQQEFPTHGMAINMVDIDSGGDYIGSCSNDGKVMVSGLYSTENCHTLMVDRPVKAIALDPLYYKSGSGRRFVTGDDRLILHEKVFLSRLKSTTLFEGEGEITNIKWKNRFLAWASTTGVRVFDMSVRRIISVVKKDISPGINPESYRCILYWKDDLTLVVAWADDIKVCVIRRRPDADAERLNLPTHYVEIVSMFIIDSFVAGAGWLGNHLALLVVPKDEELSGKGQRPQMKLVEPHQESYNEISADVLSIRGFQEYSCNEYHLECLAEEGQFFIVSPKDVVLAKPRNPDDHVQWLMEHQKYEEAMEAVTGPQARELKCHSVLQVGRTYLDFLLSKGEFQMAAKLCVKILGKEKNLWEEEVFKFARLHQLRAVTPYLPRGECRLDPHIYEMVLFEFLKTDSAGFLRLVREWSPTLYNIAAVMNAVLEHILRHDPDDTTLLEALAILYSHEKKYDRALAMYLKLQHADVFRLIAQHQLFTTVHDKILALMELDVNQACTLFLEHSEHIPSDLVVSRLQTKPQLLFKYLDALYLKEPKEGSRKFHGLLVSLYAEYAQEKLLSFLRSSDYYPIQDALDTCQQRGYIPEMIFLLARMGNTRDALRLIMGQLKDIDQAIEFCKTYDDPELWEQLIGYSLAKPEFVNVLLRNIGTHVDPRLLIQRIEYGVEVPGLRDSLVKILHDYNLQISLQEESQKILVSDCFSLHERLVRIHQRGMAIRDDQICGACHQKVIVSDPRKPTTGMVVFFCRHAFHTDCLNTVDTCPICYAMKLKPNAAISEKLRKP, from the exons ATGGAAGAAACTGTTAGCAAGCTTGAACAGCATGATTTTGTGGAACAGGCTGCAGAGATGTCACACAGTTTTgttgctgatgatgatgatgaagaagaagaagttgaaccTAAGCTAAAGTATGAGCGATTGTCCAATGATATAACAGTTATCCTGAAGAAAGATGCAGCCAGCTGTATTGCTGTACATCCAAAG TTTATGTGTCTAGGAACCAACTGGGGAGCATTGCATTTACTTGATCATCTTGGGCATTCATCACAGCAACAAGAGTTTCCCACTCATGGAATGGCAATAAATATGGTTGATATTGATAGTGGAGGAGACTACATTGGTAGCTGTTCAAATGATGGAAAG GTTATGGTGTCTGGGCTTTACTCTACAGAAAATTGCCATACACTAATGGTTGATCGGCCTGTCAAAGCTATTGCTCTTGATCCGCTGTACTACAAGTCTGGTTCTGGAAGAAGATTCGTAACTGGCGATGATAGGCTTATCTTACATGAAAAAGTGTTTCTTTCTCGCCTTAAATCGACCACCTTATTTGAAGGGGAAGGTGAAATCACTAACATTAAGTGGAAAAATAGGTTTCTTGCTTGGGCGAGCACAACGGGAGTAAGAGTCTTTGACATGTCTGTTCGCCGCATAATCAGCGTGGTCAAGAAAGATATCAGCCCTGG AATCAACCCAGAAAGTTATCGCTGTATCCTGTATTGGAAGGATGATTTGACACTGGTCGTTGCTTGGGCAGATGACATCAAGGTCTGTGTCATCCGAAGGCGTCCGGATGCTGACGCAGAGCGACTAAATCTTCCGACACATTACGTTGAAATTG TTTCGATGTTTATTATTGACTCATTCGTGGCTGGCGCTGGGTGGCTGGGTAATCATTTAGCCCTTTTAGTGGTTCCAAAAGACGAAGAACTATCTGGCAAGGGTCAAAGACCTCAAATGAAGCTGGTGGAACCACACCAGGAAAGTTACAATGAAATCTCGGCAGATGTTTTATCAATTCGTGGCTTTCAGGAATACTCTTGCAACGAATATCATTTGG AATGTCTGGCGGAAGAAGGTCAATTTTTCATCGTTAGTCCAAAAGATGTTGTTTTAGCTAAACCGCGCAATCCTGACGATCACGTCCAATGGCTTATGGAACATCA aaaatacgaAGAAGCCATGGAAGCAGTTACGGGGCCACAAGCTCGTGAACTGAAATGCCATTCCGTTCTTCAGGTCGGTAGGACTTACCTCGATTTCCTTTTGTCGAAGGGAGAGTTCCAGATGGCTGCCAAGCTCTGTGTTAAAATTCTGG gtaaagagaaaaatcttTGGGAAGAGGAAGTTTTCAAGTTTGCTCGATTGCACCAACTACGGGCTGTTACCCCTTATCTCCCAAGAGGTGAATGTAGATTGGATCCACATATTTACGAAATGGTTCTCTTCGAGTTTCTGAAAACTGATTCAGCT GGCTTTCTTCGGCTAGTAAGAGAATGGAGTCCTACGCTCTATAACATTGCAGCCGTAATGAACGCTGTGCTCGAGCACATTCTTCGCCATGATCCAGATGATACCACTCTTCTAGAAGCCTTGGCTATTTTGTATTCTCACGAGAAGAAATACGATCGAGCCCTGGCAATGTACCTCAA ACTTCAGCATGCTGATGTGTTTCGGTTGATTGCTCAACATCAGCTCTTCACCACCGTCCACGATAAAATCCTCGCACTAATGGAACTTGACGTCAACCAAGCTTGTACGTTATTCCTAGAACACAGCGAACACATTCCTTCCGATTTAGTGGTATCACGTCTACAAACTAAACCGCAATTGTTATTCAAG TATCTGGACGCGTTGTATCTCAAAGAACCAAAGGAAGGAAGCCGAAAATTCCACGGCCTTTTAGTTTCCCTCTACGCCGAATATGCGCAAGAAAAATTACTTTCCTTCCTCCGCAGCAGCGATTACTACCCGATCCAAGATGCTCTAGATACGTGCCAACAACGAGGATACATTCCAGAAATGATCTTCCTTTTGG CTCGTATGGGAAACACCAGGGACGCCCTCCGCCTAATTATGGGCCAGTTAAAAGATATCGACCAAGCCATAGAATTTTGTAAAACTTATGACGATCCAGAACTTTGGGAACAATTAATTGGTTATTCACTAGCCAAACCAG AGTTCGTGAACGTTTTATTGCGTAACATCGGTACGCATGTCGATCCACGTCTACTGATCCAGCGGATAGAGTATGGGGTGGAG GTACCTGGTCTACGTGATTCCCTGGTAAAAATTCTGCATGACTACAATTTGCAG ATTTCTCTACAAGAAGAGAGTCAAAAGATTCTAGTTAgcgattgtttttctcttcatgAAAGACTAGTTCGAATTCATCAACGAGGCATGGCAATTCGAG aTGATCAGATATGTGGCGCTTGCCATCAGAAAGTGATAGTTTCCG ATCCTAGGAAACCAACGACCGGAATGGTTGTCTTCTTCTGTCGTCACGCTTTTCACACCGATTGTCTCAACACAGTG GACACGTGTCCGATTTGCTACGCTATGAAACTTAAACCTAATGCGGCTATTTCCGAAAAATTGCGAAAACCATGA